From Streptomyces sp. NBC_00683, one genomic window encodes:
- the rpsE gene encoding 30S ribosomal protein S5 encodes MAGPQRRGSGAGGGERRDRKGRDGGASAAEKTAYVERVVAINRVAKVVKGGRRFSFTALVVVGDGDGTVGVGYGKAKEVPAAIAKGVEEAKKSFFKVPRIQGTIPHPIQGEKAAGVVLLKPASPGTGVIAGGPVRAVLECAGVHDILSKSLGSSNPINIVHATVAALQGLQRPEEIAARRGLPLEDVAPAALLRARAGAGA; translated from the coding sequence ATGGCTGGACCCCAGCGCCGCGGAAGCGGTGCCGGTGGCGGCGAGCGGCGGGACCGGAAGGGCCGTGACGGTGGCGCCAGCGCCGCCGAGAAGACCGCGTACGTCGAGCGCGTCGTCGCGATCAACCGCGTCGCCAAGGTTGTGAAGGGTGGTCGTCGCTTCAGCTTCACCGCGCTGGTCGTGGTGGGCGATGGTGACGGTACCGTCGGTGTCGGATACGGCAAGGCCAAGGAAGTTCCCGCGGCCATCGCCAAGGGCGTTGAAGAGGCCAAGAAGAGCTTCTTCAAGGTTCCGCGTATCCAGGGCACCATCCCTCACCCGATCCAGGGCGAGAAGGCTGCGGGCGTTGTCCTGCTCAAGCCTGCTTCCCCCGGTACCGGTGTGATCGCGGGTGGCCCGGTGCGCGCCGTTCTGGAGTGCGCCGGCGTTCACGACATCCTGTCGAAGTCGCTCGGTTCTTCGAACCCGATCAACATCGTGCACGCGACCGTGGCGGCCCTCCAGGGCCTGCAGCGTCCCGAGGAGATCGCGGCTCGCCGTGGTCTGCCCCTCGAGGACGTCGCCCCCGCGGCTCTGCTTCGTGCACGTGCGGGAGCGGGTGCGTAA
- the rpsH gene encoding 30S ribosomal protein S8, whose amino-acid sequence MTMTDPIADMLTRLRNANSAYHDDVAMPHSKIKSHIAEILQQEGFITGWKVEDAEVGKSLVLELKFGPNRERSIAGIKRISKPGLRVYAKSTNLPKVLGGLGVAIISTSHGLLTGQQASKKGVGGEVLAYVW is encoded by the coding sequence ATGACCATGACTGATCCCATCGCAGACATGCTCACGCGTCTGCGTAACGCGAACTCGGCGTATCACGACGATGTCGCAATGCCGCACAGCAAGATCAAGTCGCACATCGCGGAGATCCTCCAGCAGGAGGGCTTCATCACCGGCTGGAAGGTCGAGGACGCCGAGGTCGGTAAGAGCCTCGTCCTCGAGCTGAAGTTCGGGCCGAACCGCGAGCGTTCGATTGCCGGCATCAAGCGCATTTCGAAGCCGGGTCTGCGTGTATACGCAAAGTCCACCAATCTGCCGAAGGTTCTCGGCGGCCTGGGCGTGGCGATCATCTCCACGTCCCACGGTCTCCTGACCGGCCAGCAGGCCAGCAAGAAGGGCGTAGGTGGGGAAGTCCTCGCCTACGTCTGGTAG
- the rplQ gene encoding 50S ribosomal protein L17, with product MPQPAKGARLGGSAAHEKLLLINLAKSLFEHGRITTTEAKARRLRPVAERFITKAKKGDIHNRRLVLQSITDKGIVHTLFTEIAPRYENRPGGYTRITKIGNRRGDNAPMAVIELVEALTVAQAATGEAEAATKRAVKEDALKKDEAPAETVEDAKPADAAAEESKDA from the coding sequence ATGCCTCAGCCCGCCAAGGGTGCCCGTCTGGGCGGCAGCGCTGCGCACGAGAAGCTTCTTCTCATCAACCTTGCGAAGTCGCTGTTCGAGCACGGCCGCATCACCACGACCGAGGCCAAGGCCCGCCGCCTGCGTCCGGTCGCCGAGCGTTTCATCACCAAGGCGAAGAAGGGCGACATCCACAACCGTCGCCTGGTGCTGCAGTCGATCACGGACAAGGGCATCGTGCACACGCTCTTCACCGAGATCGCCCCGCGGTACGAGAACCGCCCCGGTGGTTACACCCGCATCACCAAGATCGGCAACCGTCGTGGCGACAACGCCCCGATGGCGGTCATCGAGCTCGTCGAGGCCCTGACCGTGGCGCAGGCCGCCACCGGTGAGGCCGAGGCTGCGACGAAGCGTGCGGTCAAGGAAGACGCCCTCAAGAAGGACGAGGCTCCGGCCGAGACCGTCGAGGACGCCAAGCCGGCCGACGCCGCTGCTGAGGAGTCCAAGGACGCCTGA
- the rplF gene encoding 50S ribosomal protein L6 — protein MSRIGKLPIQVPAGVDVTIDGRTVAVKGPKGSLSHTVAAPIEVTKGEDGVLNVVRPNDERQNKALHGLSRTLVANMITGVTAGYSKALEISGVGYRVQAKGSNLEFALGYSHPILIEAPEGITFKVESPTKFSVEGIDKQKVGEVSAKIRKLRKPDPYKAKGVKYAGEVIRRKVGKAGK, from the coding sequence ATGTCGCGAATCGGCAAGCTCCCCATCCAGGTTCCCGCCGGTGTGGACGTCACCATCGATGGCCGCACGGTCGCGGTGAAGGGCCCCAAGGGTTCCCTCTCGCACACCGTTGCCGCGCCGATCGAGGTCACCAAGGGTGAGGACGGCGTGCTCAACGTCGTCCGCCCTAACGACGAGCGTCAGAACAAGGCCCTTCACGGCCTGTCCCGCACGCTGGTGGCGAACATGATCACCGGCGTGACCGCGGGATACAGCAAGGCGCTCGAGATCAGCGGTGTCGGTTACCGAGTCCAGGCGAAGGGCTCCAACCTGGAGTTCGCCCTGGGCTACAGCCACCCGATCCTCATCGAGGCTCCGGAAGGCATCACCTTCAAGGTCGAGTCGCCCACGAAGTTCAGTGTCGAGGGCATCGACAAGCAGAAGGTCGGCGAGGTCTCCGCGAAGATCCGCAAGCTGCGGAAGCCCGACCCGTACAAGGCCAAGGGCGTCAAGTACGCCGGCGAGGTTATCCGCCGCAAGGTCGGAAAGGCGGGTAAGTAA
- the rplR gene encoding 50S ribosomal protein L18, with product MAYGVKIAKGDAYKRAALKRRHIRVRKHISGSPERPRLVVTRSNRHMVAQVIDDVAGHTLASASTLDASIRGGEGDKSTLAKQVGALVAERAKAAGVEAVVFDRGGNQYAGRIAALADAAREAGLKF from the coding sequence ATGGCATACGGTGTAAAGATCGCCAAGGGTGACGCCTACAAGCGTGCCGCCCTCAAGCGCCGCCACATCCGCGTCCGCAAGCACATCTCCGGTTCGCCGGAGCGGCCGCGCCTGGTTGTGACGCGTTCCAACCGCCACATGGTGGCTCAGGTCATCGACGACGTCGCGGGCCACACGCTCGCGTCGGCATCGACCCTGGACGCTTCCATCCGTGGTGGCGAGGGTGACAAGAGCACCCTGGCCAAGCAGGTCGGGGCCCTGGTCGCCGAGCGCGCCAAGGCCGCAGGCGTCGAGGCCGTCGTGTTTGACCGCGGTGGTAACCAGTACGCCGGGCGGATTGCCGCTCTGGCTGACGCCGCCCGTGAAGCCGGGCTGAAGTTCTAA
- the rpsM gene encoding 30S ribosomal protein S13, whose amino-acid sequence MARVSGVDIPREKRVEVALTYVFGIGRTRSKEILATTGVNPNTRVRDLAEEDLVKIREYVDANLRTEGDLRREIQGDIRRKIEIGCYQGIRHRRGLPVHGQRTSTNARTRKGPRRAIAGKKKPGKK is encoded by the coding sequence ATGGCACGCGTTTCAGGTGTTGACATCCCGCGCGAAAAGCGCGTGGAGGTTGCCCTCACCTACGTCTTCGGTATCGGGCGCACCCGGTCCAAGGAGATCCTCGCCACCACCGGCGTGAACCCCAACACCCGCGTTCGTGACCTGGCCGAAGAGGACCTGGTCAAGATCCGCGAGTACGTGGACGCCAACCTCCGCACCGAGGGTGACCTTCGCCGCGAGATCCAGGGCGACATCCGCCGCAAGATCGAGATCGGCTGCTACCAGGGCATCCGGCACCGTCGCGGTCTGCCGGTCCACGGTCAGCGCACCAGCACCAACGCGCGTACCCGCAAGGGCCCGCGTCGCGCGATCGCCGGTAAGAAGAAGCCGGGCAAGAAGTAG
- a CDS encoding adenylate kinase — MRIVLVGPPGAGKGTQAAYLAKNLSIPHISTGDLFRANISQGTDLGKQARAYMDAGQLVPDEVTIGMAKDRMSQPDAVNGFLLDGFPRNVGQAEALDEMLRSESVKLDAVLDLEVPEDEVVKRIAGRRICRNESAHVFHVTYNPPKTSGVCDECGGELYQRDDDSEETVRTRLEVYHTQTEPIIDYYRAQGLVVTISALGKVTDVTERAMEALKSSDEG; from the coding sequence ATGCGAATCGTCCTCGTCGGGCCGCCCGGTGCCGGCAAGGGAACGCAGGCTGCGTACCTTGCCAAGAACCTGTCGATTCCGCACATCTCCACGGGCGACCTCTTCCGCGCCAACATCAGCCAGGGCACCGACCTTGGCAAGCAGGCCCGCGCCTACATGGACGCGGGACAGCTGGTGCCGGACGAAGTCACCATCGGAATGGCCAAGGACCGCATGTCCCAGCCGGACGCCGTGAACGGCTTCCTGCTCGACGGCTTCCCCCGCAACGTGGGGCAGGCCGAGGCGCTTGACGAGATGCTCAGGAGTGAGAGCGTCAAGCTGGACGCGGTGCTCGACCTGGAGGTCCCCGAGGACGAGGTGGTCAAGCGCATCGCGGGCCGCCGCATCTGCCGGAACGAGAGCGCTCACGTCTTTCACGTGACGTACAACCCGCCGAAGACCAGCGGAGTCTGCGACGAGTGCGGCGGCGAGCTGTACCAGCGCGACGACGACAGCGAAGAGACGGTGCGTACCCGGCTCGAGGTCTACCACACGCAGACCGAGCCGATCATCGACTACTACCGGGCCCAGGGCCTGGTCGTGACGATCTCGGCGCTCGGCAAGGTCACCGATGTGACCGAGCGGGCCATGGAGGCTCTCAAGAGCTCCGACGAGGGCTGA
- the truA gene encoding tRNA pseudouridine(38-40) synthase TruA, with protein MSDEAEPGFVRVRLDLSYDGKDFSGWAKQTSRRTVQGEIEDALRTVTRSSVTYDLTVAGRTDAGVHARGQVAHVDLPAEVWAEHEEKLLRRMAGRLPLDVRIWRAAEAPAGFNARFSALWRRYVYRVADRPGGVDPLTRGHVLWHDRPLDIDAMNEAAALMVGEHDFAAYCKKREGATTIRTLQKLSWVRDAESGVLGATVQADAFCHNMVRALIGAALFVGDGRRPAAWPAEVLAAKVRDPAVHVVRPHGLTLEEVAYPADALLAARAEEARNVRTLPGAGCC; from the coding sequence GTGAGTGATGAGGCAGAGCCCGGATTCGTACGGGTACGGCTGGACCTTTCGTACGACGGGAAGGACTTTTCCGGCTGGGCGAAGCAGACCAGCAGGCGCACGGTGCAGGGTGAGATCGAGGACGCGCTGCGGACCGTGACGCGGTCCTCGGTGACGTACGACCTGACGGTCGCCGGGCGCACCGACGCGGGCGTGCACGCGCGCGGCCAGGTGGCGCATGTGGATCTTCCGGCCGAGGTGTGGGCCGAGCACGAGGAGAAGCTGCTGCGGCGGATGGCCGGGCGGCTGCCGCTGGACGTCCGGATCTGGCGGGCGGCCGAGGCGCCGGCCGGGTTCAACGCGCGCTTCTCCGCGCTGTGGCGCCGCTACGTGTACCGGGTGGCGGACCGGCCGGGCGGCGTGGATCCGCTGACCAGGGGTCATGTGCTGTGGCACGACCGGCCGTTGGACATCGACGCGATGAACGAGGCGGCCGCCCTGATGGTCGGTGAGCACGACTTCGCGGCGTACTGCAAGAAGCGTGAGGGCGCCACGACCATCCGGACGCTGCAGAAGCTGTCCTGGGTACGGGACGCGGAGTCCGGGGTTCTCGGCGCGACGGTGCAGGCCGACGCCTTCTGCCACAACATGGTGCGGGCGTTGATCGGCGCGGCCCTGTTCGTGGGGGACGGCCGCCGTCCGGCGGCCTGGCCGGCCGAGGTGCTGGCGGCGAAGGTGCGCGATCCCGCGGTGCACGTGGTGCGGCCGCACGGGCTGACGCTGGAGGAAGTGGCCTACCCGGCGGACGCGTTGCTGGCGGCCAGGGCCGAAGAGGCCCGGAACGTCAGGACGTTGCCGGGGGCGGGCTGCTGCTGA
- the rpmD gene encoding 50S ribosomal protein L30: MARLKITQTKSYIGSKQNHRDTLRSLGLKRLHDVVVKDDRPEFRGMVHTVRHLVTVEEVD, from the coding sequence ATGGCTCGCCTCAAGATCACGCAGACGAAGTCGTACATCGGCAGCAAGCAGAACCACCGCGACACCCTGCGTTCGCTCGGGCTCAAGCGCCTGCACGACGTAGTTGTCAAGGATGACCGCCCCGAGTTCCGCGGAATGGTTCACACCGTCCGCCACCTCGTGACGGTTGAGGAGGTTGACTGA
- the rplE gene encoding 50S ribosomal protein L5 yields the protein MTTTTAPRLKTRYREEIAGKLREEFSYENVMQIPGLVKIVVNMGVGDAARDSKLIDGAVKDLTTITGQKPAVTKARKSIAQFKLREGQPIGCHVTLRGDRMWEFLDRTLSLALPRIRDFRGLSPKQFDGRGNYTFGLTEQVMFHEIDQDKIDRVRGMDITVVTTATNDDEGRALLRHLGFPFKEN from the coding sequence ATGACGACCACCACTGCGCCGCGTCTCAAGACGCGCTACCGCGAGGAAATCGCCGGCAAGCTGCGTGAGGAGTTCTCGTACGAGAACGTCATGCAGATCCCCGGTCTGGTCAAGATCGTGGTCAACATGGGTGTGGGCGACGCCGCCCGCGACTCCAAGCTGATCGACGGTGCCGTCAAGGACCTCACCACGATCACCGGCCAGAAGCCGGCCGTCACCAAGGCCCGCAAGTCGATCGCGCAGTTCAAGCTGCGCGAGGGGCAGCCGATCGGCTGCCACGTCACCCTCCGTGGTGACCGCATGTGGGAGTTCCTGGACCGTACGCTGTCGCTCGCGCTTCCGCGTATCCGTGACTTCCGTGGCCTGTCGCCGAAGCAGTTCGACGGCCGTGGCAACTACACCTTCGGTCTCACGGAGCAGGTCATGTTCCACGAGATCGACCAGGACAAGATCGACCGGGTCCGGGGCATGGACATCACCGTGGTCACCACGGCGACCAACGACGACGAGGGTCGTGCCCTGCTTCGTCACCTCGGCTTCCCGTTCAAGGAGAACTGA
- the map gene encoding type I methionyl aminopeptidase, translated as MVQIKTPEQIAKMREAGLVVAAIHAATREAAVPGATTKDLDEVARKVIADHGAKSNFLGYGGFPATICTSVNEVVVHGIPDEKTVLKDGDIISIDAGAIIDGWHGDAAYTAFVGTGHAPELVELSRVTEESMWAGIAAMKLNNRLVDISKAIESYIRRQPRPATGKYGIIEDYGGHGIGTEMHMDPHLLNYVSRKRGKGIKLVPGVCLAIEPMVSLGTAQTKVLADEWTVLTTDGSWSSHWEHSIALTEQGPLVLTAPDCGRARLAQYGVEVAPDPLG; from the coding sequence ATGGTGCAGATCAAGACCCCCGAGCAGATCGCGAAGATGCGCGAGGCGGGCCTGGTGGTCGCTGCCATTCACGCCGCGACGCGCGAGGCGGCCGTCCCCGGAGCCACCACGAAGGACCTGGACGAGGTCGCACGCAAGGTGATCGCCGATCACGGAGCGAAGTCGAACTTCCTGGGCTACGGCGGATTCCCCGCGACGATCTGCACCTCGGTCAACGAGGTCGTCGTCCACGGCATCCCGGACGAGAAGACCGTCCTCAAGGACGGCGACATCATCTCGATCGACGCCGGGGCGATCATCGACGGCTGGCACGGGGACGCGGCCTACACCGCCTTCGTGGGCACCGGTCACGCTCCGGAGCTCGTCGAGCTCTCCCGGGTGACCGAGGAGTCCATGTGGGCCGGGATCGCCGCGATGAAGCTGAACAACCGGCTCGTGGACATCTCGAAGGCCATCGAGTCCTACATCCGCCGCCAGCCCCGGCCGGCGACGGGCAAGTACGGGATCATCGAGGACTACGGCGGCCACGGCATCGGCACCGAGATGCACATGGACCCGCACCTGCTGAACTACGTCTCCCGCAAGCGCGGCAAGGGCATCAAGCTGGTCCCGGGCGTCTGCCTGGCGATCGAGCCGATGGTCTCGCTGGGTACGGCGCAGACGAAGGTCCTCGCCGACGAGTGGACCGTCCTCACGACGGACGGCAGCTGGTCCTCCCACTGGGAGCACTCGATCGCACTCACGGAGCAGGGGCCGCTGGTCCTGACGGCACCGGACTGCGGACGGGCGAGGCTGGCGCAGTACGGCGTCGAGGTGGCGCCCGACCCCCTCGGCTGA
- the rpmJ gene encoding 50S ribosomal protein L36, with product MKVKPSVKKICDKCKVIRRHGRVMVICDNLRHKQRQG from the coding sequence ATGAAGGTCAAGCCGAGCGTCAAGAAGATCTGCGACAAGTGCAAGGTGATCCGCCGTCACGGCCGGGTCATGGTCATCTGCGACAACCTGCGCCACAAGCAGCGCCAGGGCTGA
- the rplO gene encoding 50S ribosomal protein L15, which produces MAENSPLKAHNLRPAPGAKTAKTRVGRGEASKGKTAGRGTKGTKARYQVPERFEGGQMPLHMRLPKLKGFKNPFRTEYQVVNLDKLATLYPEGGEVTVADLVAKGAVRNNHLVKVLGQGEISVALQVSVDAVSGSAKEKIAAAGGTVTELV; this is translated from the coding sequence ATGGCGGAGAACAGCCCGCTGAAGGCCCACAACCTCCGGCCTGCCCCGGGCGCCAAGACCGCCAAGACCCGTGTGGGTCGTGGTGAGGCGTCCAAGGGTAAGACCGCAGGCCGTGGTACCAAGGGTACGAAGGCTCGTTACCAGGTTCCGGAGCGCTTCGAGGGTGGCCAGATGCCCCTCCACATGCGTCTCCCGAAGCTCAAGGGCTTCAAGAACCCGTTCCGCACGGAGTACCAGGTCGTGAACCTGGACAAGCTCGCGACGCTCTACCCCGAGGGTGGAGAGGTCACGGTGGCCGATCTGGTCGCCAAGGGCGCTGTGCGCAACAACCACCTCGTCAAGGTCCTCGGACAGGGCGAGATCTCCGTGGCACTGCAGGTTTCGGTTGACGCCGTTTCCGGCTCCGCCAAGGAGAAGATTGCCGCCGCAGGCGGCACCGTCACCGAACTCGTCTGA
- the rplX gene encoding 50S ribosomal protein L24: MKIKKGDLVQVITGKDKGKQGKVIVAFPAQDRVLVEGVNRVKKHTKAGQTARGSQTGGIVTTEAPIHVSNVQLVVEKDGNKVVTRVGYRFDDEGKKIRVAKRTGEDI; the protein is encoded by the coding sequence ATGAAGATCAAGAAGGGCGACCTGGTTCAGGTCATCACCGGTAAGGACAAGGGCAAGCAGGGCAAGGTCATCGTTGCCTTCCCCGCTCAGGACCGCGTCCTCGTCGAGGGTGTCAACCGGGTCAAGAAGCACACCAAGGCCGGTCAGACGGCTCGCGGCTCGCAGACGGGTGGCATTGTCACCACCGAGGCCCCGATTCACGTCAGCAACGTTCAGCTGGTCGTGGAGAAGGACGGCAACAAGGTCGTCACCCGCGTCGGCTACCGCTTTGACGACGAGGGCAAGAAGATCCGCGTTGCCAAGCGGACCGGTGAGGACATCTGA
- the secY gene encoding preprotein translocase subunit SecY encodes MLTAFARAFKTPDLRKKLLFTLGIIVLYRLGAHIPVPGVSYENVQICVDQASKGNNSLFGLVNMFSGGALLQITIFALGIMPYITASIILQLLTVVIPRLEALKKEGQSGQAKITQYTRYLTVALAILQGTGLVATARSGALFSGCPVADQIVPNQSIFTTVVMVVTMTAGTAAVMWLGEIITDRGIGNGMSILMFISIAASFPGALWAIKQSGKLADGWIEFITVILIGFVMVGLVVFVEQAQRRVPVQYAKRMIGRRSYGGTSTYIPLKVNQAGVIPVIFASSLLYIPALIVQFSNSTAGWATWIQDHFVKGDHPYYIATYFLLIVFFAFFYVAISFNPEEVADNMKKYGGFIPGIRAGRPTAEYLSYVLNRITWPGSLYLGLIALVPTMALAGFGGANQNFPFGGTSILIIVGVGLETVKQIESQLQQRNYEGFLR; translated from the coding sequence GTGCTCACCGCGTTCGCCCGGGCGTTCAAGACGCCCGACCTGCGCAAGAAGCTGCTCTTCACGCTCGGCATCATCGTGCTCTACCGTCTCGGGGCGCACATTCCCGTACCCGGGGTGAGCTACGAGAACGTCCAGATTTGTGTTGACCAGGCAAGCAAGGGCAATAACAGCCTCTTCGGCCTGGTGAACATGTTCAGCGGTGGTGCACTGCTGCAGATCACGATCTTCGCGCTCGGCATCATGCCGTACATCACGGCCAGCATCATTCTTCAGCTGCTGACCGTCGTCATCCCCCGACTGGAAGCCCTCAAGAAGGAGGGGCAGTCGGGCCAGGCAAAGATCACGCAGTACACGCGTTATCTGACCGTGGCGCTGGCGATCCTCCAGGGCACCGGCCTGGTGGCAACCGCCCGCAGCGGGGCGCTGTTCAGCGGCTGCCCCGTCGCCGACCAGATCGTCCCCAACCAGTCGATCTTCACGACCGTCGTCATGGTGGTCACCATGACCGCCGGAACTGCCGCCGTCATGTGGCTCGGTGAGATCATCACCGACCGCGGCATCGGCAACGGCATGTCGATCCTGATGTTCATCTCGATCGCCGCCAGCTTCCCCGGCGCCCTGTGGGCCATCAAGCAGAGCGGCAAGCTCGCCGACGGCTGGATCGAGTTCATCACCGTCATCCTCATCGGCTTCGTCATGGTCGGCCTCGTCGTCTTCGTCGAGCAGGCCCAGCGACGGGTTCCGGTGCAGTATGCGAAGCGCATGATCGGCCGCCGGTCGTACGGCGGTACGTCCACTTACATCCCGTTGAAGGTGAACCAGGCGGGTGTGATTCCCGTCATCTTCGCTTCTTCGCTGCTCTACATCCCGGCTCTGATCGTCCAGTTCTCCAACTCCACTGCGGGCTGGGCGACCTGGATCCAGGACCACTTCGTCAAGGGTGACCACCCGTACTACATCGCGACGTACTTCCTGTTGATCGTGTTCTTCGCCTTCTTCTATGTGGCGATTTCGTTCAACCCCGAGGAAGTCGCCGACAACATGAAGAAGTATGGTGGCTTCATCCCGGGTATCCGGGCTGGTCGCCCGACCGCCGAGTACCTGAGCTACGTGCTCAACAGGATCACTTGGCCGGGCTCGCTGTATCTGGGTCTGATCGCACTCGTGCCGACGATGGCGTTGGCAGGCTTCGGCGGTGCCAACCAGAACTTCCCGTTCGGCGGGACAAGCATCCTCATCATCGTGGGTGTGGGTCTGGAAACCGTGAAGCAGATCGAGAGTCAGCTCCAGCAGCGCAATTACGAAGGGTTCCTCCGCTGA
- the infA gene encoding translation initiation factor IF-1 produces the protein MAKKQGAIEIEGTVIESLPNAMFKVELQNGHKVLAHISGKMRMHYIRILPDDRVVVELSPYDLTRGRIVYRYK, from the coding sequence GTGGCCAAGAAGCAAGGTGCCATCGAAATTGAGGGCACCGTGATCGAGTCCCTCCCGAACGCCATGTTCAAGGTGGAACTCCAGAACGGTCACAAGGTCCTCGCGCACATCAGCGGCAAGATGCGGATGCACTACATCCGTATCCTCCCGGATGACCGGGTCGTGGTGGAGCTGTCTCCGTACGACCTGACGCGTGGCCGGATCGTCTACCGGTACAAGTAG
- the rpsK gene encoding 30S ribosomal protein S11 → MPPKGRQGAAKKVRRKEKKNVAHGHAHIKSTFNNTIVSITDPSGNVISWASAGHVGFKGSRKSTPFAAQMAAESAARRAQEHGMRKVDVFVKGPGSGRETAIRSLQATGLEVGSIQDVTPTPHNGCRPPKRRRV, encoded by the coding sequence ATGCCCCCCAAGGGTCGTCAGGGCGCAGCCAAGAAGGTGCGTCGCAAGGAAAAGAAGAACGTCGCTCACGGGCACGCGCACATCAAGAGCACGTTCAACAACACCATCGTCTCGATCACGGACCCCTCGGGCAACGTGATCTCCTGGGCCTCCGCCGGCCACGTCGGCTTCAAGGGCTCGCGCAAGTCCACCCCCTTCGCCGCGCAGATGGCCGCCGAGTCGGCCGCCCGCCGCGCGCAGGAGCACGGCATGCGCAAGGTTGACGTCTTCGTGAAGGGTCCGGGCTCCGGCCGCGAGACCGCGATCCGCTCCCTGCAGGCCACGGGCCTCGAGGTCGGTTCGATCCAGGACGTCACCCCGACGCCGCACAACGGCTGCCGTCCGCCGAAGCGTCGTCGCGTCTGA
- a CDS encoding type Z 30S ribosomal protein S14 gives MAKKALIAKAARKPKFGVRGYTRCQRCGRPHSVYRKFGLCRVCLREMAHRGELPGVTKSSW, from the coding sequence GTGGCGAAGAAGGCTCTGATCGCTAAGGCCGCCCGTAAGCCGAAGTTCGGCGTGCGCGGGTACACCCGCTGCCAGCGCTGCGGCCGGCCCCACTCCGTCTACCGCAAGTTCGGCCTGTGCCGCGTGTGCCTTCGTGAGATGGCTCACCGTGGCGAGCTGCCGGGCGTGACCAAGAGCTCCTGGTAA
- a CDS encoding DNA-directed RNA polymerase subunit alpha: MLIAQRPSLTEEVVDEFRSRFVIEPLEPGFGYTLGNSLRRTLLSSIPGAAVTSIRIDGVLHEFTTVPGVKEDVTDLILNIKQLVVSSEHDEPVVMYLRKQGPGLVTAADIAPPAGVEVHNPDLVLATLNGKGKLEMELTVERGRGYVSAVQNKQVGQEIGRIPVDSIYSPVLKVTYKVEATRVEQRTDFDKLIVDVETKQAMRPRDAMASAGKTLVELFGLARELNIDAEGIDMGPSPTDAALAADLALPIEELELTVRSYNCLKREGIHSVGELVARSEADLLDIRNFGAKSIDEVKAKLAGMGLALKDSPPGFDPTAAADAFGADDDADAGFVETEQY; this comes from the coding sequence ATGCTTATCGCTCAGCGTCCGTCGCTGACCGAAGAGGTCGTCGACGAGTTCCGCTCCCGGTTCGTGATCGAGCCGCTGGAGCCGGGCTTCGGTTACACCCTCGGCAACTCCCTGCGTCGTACCCTCCTCTCCTCGATCCCCGGTGCCGCTGTCACCAGCATCCGGATCGACGGTGTCCTGCACGAGTTCACCACCGTGCCGGGCGTCAAGGAGGACGTCACCGACCTCATCCTCAACATCAAGCAGCTGGTCGTCTCCTCGGAGCACGACGAGCCGGTCGTGATGTACCTGCGCAAGCAGGGTCCCGGCCTGGTCACCGCTGCTGACATCGCCCCGCCGGCCGGTGTCGAGGTCCACAACCCGGACCTCGTCCTGGCCACGCTGAACGGCAAGGGCAAGCTGGAGATGGAGCTGACCGTCGAGCGCGGTCGCGGCTACGTCTCCGCCGTCCAGAACAAGCAGGTGGGCCAGGAGATCGGCCGGATTCCGGTCGACTCCATCTACTCGCCGGTGCTCAAGGTCACGTACAAGGTCGAGGCGACCCGTGTCGAGCAGCGCACCGACTTCGACAAGCTGATCGTCGACGTCGAGACCAAGCAGGCCATGCGTCCCCGTGACGCCATGGCGTCGGCCGGTAAGACCCTGGTCGAGCTGTTCGGTCTGGCGCGCGAGCTCAACATCGACGCCGAGGGCATCGACATGGGCCCGTCCCCGACGGACGCCGCGCTCGCCGCCGATCTGGCGCTGCCGATCGAGGAGCTCGAGCTCACGGTCCGTTCGTACAACTGCCTCAAGCGTGAGGGCATCCACTCCGTGGGTGAACTCGTCGCCCGCTCCGAGGCCGACCTGCTCGACATCCGCAACTTCGGTGCGAAGTCGATCGACGAGGTCAAGGCGAAGCTGGCCGGCATGGGCCTGGCGCTCAAGGACAGCCCGCCCGGATTCGACCCGACGGCCGCCGCCGACGCCTTCGGCGCCGACGACGACGCGGACGCCGGTTTCGTGGAGACCGAGCAGTACTGA